One Ficedula albicollis isolate OC2 chromosome Z, FicAlb1.5, whole genome shotgun sequence DNA window includes the following coding sequences:
- the GALT gene encoding galactose-1-phosphate uridylyltransferase, whose amino-acid sequence MEPSLRAVERGGAELEGAGPDGVPAVGRMEPSLRAAERGGRFRASEHQHVRYNPLRDDWVLVSAHRVKRPWQGQLEKPPPEDVPRWDPKNPLCPGATRANGEVNPNYEGTFVFPNDFPALQPDAPEPDDSDHPLFRAAPARGVCKVMCFHPWSDLTLPLMSLPEIRAVIDAWAELATELGASYPWVQIFENKGAMMGCSNPHPHCQVWASSFLPNEACLEDRTQRQHLSQHGIPMLLEYAEQEAGRKERLVVENADWLVVVPYWATWPYQTLLLPRRHVCRLQDLSDSEKDSLASIMQRLLIKYDNLFEVSFPYSMGWHGAPTGPYLQEDCRHWQLHAHYYPPLLRSATVRKFMVGYEMLAQAQRDLTPEQAAERLRSLPEVHYKKRAEEV is encoded by the exons ATGGAGCCGTCGCTGAGGGCGGTGGAGCGGGGCGGAGCggagctggaaggggctgggcCCGATGGGGTTCCGGCTGTGGGGAGGATGGAGCCATCGCTGAGGGCGGCGGAGCGGGGCGGCCGCTTCCGCGCCAGCG AGCACCAGCATGTTCGGTACAACCCGCTGCGGGACGACTGGGTGCTGGTGTCGGCCCACCGGGTAAAGCGCCCTTGGCAGGGTCAGCTGGAGAAGCCGCCCCCCGAGGATGTGCCCCGCTGGGACCCCAAGAaccccctctgccctggggccACCCGGGCCAACGGCGAG GTGAACCCCAACTACGAGGGTACTTTCGTCTTCCCAAATGACTTCCCTGCGCTGCAGCCTGATGCTCCAGAGCCTG aTGACAGTGATCACCCCTTGTTTCGAGCTGCCCCAGCCCGGGGTGTGTG CAAAGTGATGTGTTTCCACCCCTGGTCGGACCTGACGCTGCCCCTCATGTCCCTGCCAGAGATCCGGGCTGTCATCGATGCATGGGCAGAGCTGGCCACTGAGCTGGGAGCGTCCTACCCCTGGGTGCAG ATCTTCGAGAACAAGGGAGCGATGATGGGCTGCTCCAACCCGCACCCGCACTGCCAG GTGTGGGCCAGCAGCTTCCTCCCGAACGAGGCGTGCCTGGAGGACCGGACCCAGCGCCAGCACCTGAGCCAGCACGGCATTCCCATGCTGCTGGAGTATGCGGAGCAGGAGGCTGGCCGAAAG gaacGGCTGGTGGTGGAGAATGCAGACTGGCTGGTCGTGGTGCCATACTGGGCTACCTGGCCATACcagaccctgctgctgccccgcCGCCATGTCTGTCGCCTCCAGGACCTCAGTGACAGTGAGAAGGACA GCCTGGCCTCCATCATGCAGAGGCTGCTCATCAAGTACGACAACCTCTTCGAAGTCTCCTTCCCCTACTCCATGGGCTGGCACG GAGCCCCCACAGGCCCCTacctgcaggaggactgcaggCACTGGCAGCTCCATGCCCACTACTACCCGCCGTTGCTGCGCTCTGCCACCGTCCGCAAGTTCATGGTGGGATACGAGATGCTGGCGCAGGCACAGAGGGACCTCACCCCAGAGCAG gcagctgagcGCTTGAGGAGCCTCCCCGAGGTGCACTACAAGAAGAGGGCTGAGGAGGTgtga